A single Deltaproteobacteria bacterium DNA region contains:
- a CDS encoding transglutaminase domain-containing protein: protein MTRYVALSIILFMTFSPVSLFAGNITVEGGMMSKIRFEIEKLITTEQGVRVLTLTLVEPPSFSSPTSRQEVDRYSVRFLPEPDRRQEGFDDRGNHLMTAVWEYPPPVVVARVTFELVNSTILTEITTNAPFPVKSTAGETAVYLEPTRLVQADDPSIRERSDALTRGSRTQFEAVHRVISWVMENMSYVSPSPRCDARYSLECGRGNCQNYSHLCAALLRASGIPVRIVNGITLKKPFHVRGKENSLTFRMGQGRHSWIEVWFPDLGWVPFDPYRTVMFVANRFVRVEVGSDNSETVQDGRVRWTTEKNSGARSRSQETISAEFPVDMVALDGTDERIGPGSLLLCPPVGTVHEHVECEEMPVTVCAVPAMHSQPRSSFSSLRSGCDLSRTAHIGDSAAGVIDLGDGWFEEVRSGGDAAFSPSFLSICP, encoded by the coding sequence TTGACAAGATATGTGGCGCTGAGCATTATCCTCTTTATGACGTTCTCTCCCGTTTCCCTCTTCGCGGGGAACATCACCGTCGAGGGGGGAATGATGTCAAAGATCCGTTTCGAAATAGAGAAGCTCATTACCACGGAGCAGGGCGTCCGGGTGCTGACGCTCACACTTGTGGAACCCCCGTCCTTTTCCTCCCCGACCTCCCGGCAGGAGGTCGACCGGTACAGTGTCAGATTCCTGCCTGAGCCGGACCGGAGGCAGGAGGGGTTCGATGACCGGGGTAATCACCTGATGACGGCGGTATGGGAATATCCGCCGCCGGTCGTAGTGGCGCGGGTGACCTTTGAGCTGGTGAACAGCACGATCCTCACGGAAATAACAACAAACGCGCCCTTTCCCGTGAAATCGACCGCTGGTGAGACCGCCGTCTACCTCGAACCGACCCGTCTCGTTCAGGCGGACGATCCGAGCATCCGGGAAAGGTCCGATGCACTGACCAGGGGGAGCCGGACGCAATTCGAGGCGGTTCATCGGGTCATCTCCTGGGTGATGGAAAACATGAGCTATGTATCGCCTTCCCCGCGGTGCGACGCCCGTTACTCTCTTGAATGCGGCAGGGGAAACTGTCAGAATTACTCGCACCTCTGCGCGGCGCTTCTGCGGGCTTCGGGGATACCCGTGCGCATCGTCAACGGCATAACCCTGAAAAAACCCTTTCATGTCAGGGGGAAGGAGAATTCTCTGACCTTCAGGATGGGGCAGGGGCGCCATTCCTGGATCGAGGTATGGTTTCCCGATCTTGGCTGGGTCCCCTTTGATCCGTACCGGACGGTCATGTTCGTCGCGAACCGTTTCGTCCGGGTCGAGGTCGGTTCCGATAACAGCGAAACCGTTCAGGACGGCCGCGTGCGCTGGACCACCGAGAAGAATAGCGGCGCGCGGTCACGGTCACAGGAAACCATATCCGCTGAATTCCCCGTCGATATGGTCGCCCTCGACGGCACGGACGAACGGATCGGCCCCGGAAGTCTCCTTCTCTGCCCTCCCGTCGGGACCGTGCACGAGCATGTCGAGTGCGAGGAAATGCCCGTCACGGTATGCGCGGTTCCGGCGATGCACTCTCAGCCCCGGTCTTCGTTTTCTTCTTTGAGAAGCGGATGCGATCTCTCCCGGACCGCTCACATCGGCGATTCCGCGGCCGGCGTCATAGACCTTGGCGACGGCTGGTTTGAAGAGGTCCGTTCCGGCGGGGACGCGGCCTTTTCTCCCTCTTTTCTTTCTATCTGCCCGTGA
- a CDS encoding nitroreductase family protein — MELTQAIFDRRSVREFTDHVVTDEEIRDILDAARWAPSWGNTQSWEFIVVRDPRVIADVTGTYSPGNPATQCSATASALIVACARTGVSGSKGNRDATKFSTWFMFDLGMAVQNLCLRAHERGLGTVVVGLLDHEACRKIVALPEGHEVVAVIPLGKPATGAKKEPARKELKDIVHRDVFGTPYFTG; from the coding sequence ATGGAACTCACACAAGCGATATTCGACCGGAGAAGCGTGCGGGAATTTACGGATCATGTCGTGACGGACGAGGAGATCAGAGATATTCTCGATGCCGCCCGGTGGGCACCTTCGTGGGGGAACACCCAGTCCTGGGAATTTATCGTGGTCAGGGACCCCCGCGTGATCGCCGATGTCACCGGCACCTACTCACCGGGGAATCCGGCGACACAATGTTCCGCGACGGCTTCAGCCCTGATCGTCGCCTGTGCCCGCACCGGTGTTTCGGGATCGAAGGGCAACCGGGACGCAACAAAATTTTCCACCTGGTTCATGTTCGACCTGGGCATGGCCGTTCAGAACCTCTGTCTCAGAGCGCACGAACGGGGTCTTGGAACGGTCGTGGTGGGACTCCTGGACCACGAGGCGTGCCGGAAGATCGTCGCTCTGCCTGAAGGTCACGAGGTCGTCGCCGTCATTCCACTGGGGAAGCCCGCCACTGGAGCGAAAAAGGAACCTGCGCGCAAGGAGCTGAAAGATATCGTTCACCGCGATGTCTTCGGAACACCGTATTTCACCGGGTAA
- a CDS encoding enoyl-CoA hydratase/isomerase family protein, translating to MTIEGIELERRGQVAVVTFNRPDRMNSFNEHMWDELERVVSDLKGDLPRAVVVTGAGDRAFCAGFDVNPDNPQISGLIEAVLNHERAPVERMIRRIRTAVDGLVFLPVPVIAALNGIAFGGGAELALRCDIRIADPTTVISFSEVRLGLMPDWGGGVALTRVAGPAVAADLVLSARRVGAEEALRLGIINRISGPGMAREEALELGQVIAKQGPRAVRHALRVIRRTPDLPIEDALDLETEEAVTLIASGECYHGIEAFLSKKDARFPDPDR from the coding sequence ATGACAATTGAAGGCATCGAACTGGAACGCCGCGGGCAGGTGGCGGTCGTCACCTTCAACCGCCCGGACAGGATGAACAGCTTCAACGAGCACATGTGGGACGAACTTGAAAGGGTCGTCAGCGATCTGAAAGGAGACCTGCCCCGGGCCGTCGTGGTGACCGGCGCGGGTGACAGGGCCTTCTGCGCCGGGTTCGATGTCAACCCCGATAATCCCCAGATCTCGGGGCTCATCGAGGCGGTCCTGAATCACGAGCGGGCCCCGGTGGAACGGATGATCCGGCGGATACGGACGGCCGTTGACGGCCTGGTGTTCCTGCCGGTGCCCGTCATCGCCGCCCTGAACGGGATCGCCTTCGGAGGAGGGGCGGAACTCGCCCTTCGCTGCGACATCCGGATCGCCGATCCGACGACGGTGATCAGTTTTTCCGAGGTCCGGCTCGGCCTGATGCCAGACTGGGGCGGTGGCGTGGCCCTCACCCGGGTGGCCGGCCCCGCCGTCGCGGCGGACCTCGTTCTCTCGGCGCGGCGGGTCGGCGCCGAAGAAGCACTGCGACTTGGTATCATCAACCGGATCAGCGGCCCCGGCATGGCCCGCGAGGAAGCGCTGGAACTGGGGCAGGTCATCGCGAAACAGGGCCCCCGTGCCGTGCGGCACGCCCTGCGGGTGATCAGGAGAACACCGGACCTGCCTATTGAAGACGCCCTTGATCTTGAAACGGAAGAGGCTGTGACCCTGATCGCCTCGGGGGAGTGTTATCACGGCATTGAGGCATTCCTGTCGAAGAAGGACGCGCGGTTTCCCGATCCGGACCGGTGA
- a CDS encoding glycerophosphodiester phosphodiesterase → MEQQVLGRSLPLVIAHRGDSAHFPENTIPAFTAAVAAGADMIELDVTMTADGHLVVIHDRTVDRTTDGTGRVSDLTLARLRKLDAGSWKGSRFRGVRVPTLEEVFEAVGKTLPINIEIKADGKVPDGLLPMLLATMRKVGISRSVILSSFKFTLLERLRTLDGAIAVSVLSDISEPVNDIVKKVRAVGALSYNPDQKHLDEEKIGLLHGEGILVFPWSTGKRNTATTMKRLLSWDTDGFFANDPRLFRELSAGIRHPLQNG, encoded by the coding sequence ATGGAACAACAGGTGCTGGGAAGATCGCTCCCCCTGGTCATCGCTCACCGGGGTGATTCGGCCCATTTTCCGGAAAATACCATTCCCGCTTTCACGGCGGCCGTCGCGGCCGGTGCGGACATGATCGAGCTCGACGTGACCATGACGGCCGACGGACACCTCGTGGTGATCCACGACCGGACGGTGGACCGGACCACGGACGGAACGGGACGCGTTTCGGACCTCACCCTCGCCCGGCTTCGGAAACTCGACGCCGGCAGTTGGAAAGGAAGCCGGTTCAGGGGGGTCAGGGTCCCAACCCTGGAGGAGGTCTTCGAGGCCGTCGGGAAAACGCTGCCCATCAACATAGAGATAAAAGCAGACGGGAAGGTGCCGGACGGCCTGCTCCCGATGCTCCTCGCCACCATGCGGAAAGTGGGCATCTCCCGTTCCGTGATCCTCTCCAGCTTCAAGTTCACCCTGCTCGAACGCCTCAGGACACTGGACGGCGCCATAGCGGTCTCGGTCCTCAGCGACATTTCCGAACCCGTGAATGACATTGTGAAGAAGGTGCGCGCCGTCGGCGCCCTGTCATACAATCCGGACCAGAAACACCTTGACGAAGAGAAAATAGGACTGTTGCACGGCGAGGGGATACTGGTATTCCCCTGGTCGACGGGAAAGAGGAATACGGCAACGACGATGAAACGCCTGCTCTCGTGGGATACCGACGGTTTTTTCGCCAATGATCCCCGATTGTTCCGGGAACTGTCGGCAGGTATCCGCCACCCACTGCAGAATGGCTGA
- a CDS encoding cation transporter, with the protein MSSILNNHEGVIGYKADYKTRTVTITYDDEKTALGPIIEKLRNARFTVEKLPPEEEALPAGEAAPPTEEPSTKTQ; encoded by the coding sequence ATAAGTTCTATCCTGAACAATCATGAAGGTGTTATCGGTTACAAGGCCGATTACAAAACACGAACGGTTACCATCACGTACGATGATGAGAAGACGGCCCTTGGTCCCATAATCGAAAAGCTCAGGAATGCCCGGTTCACCGTGGAAAAGCTCCCACCGGAAGAAGAAGCGCTCCCCGCGGGTGAGGCTGCTCCGCCCACGGAGGAGCCGTCCACGAAAACCCAGTAA
- a CDS encoding amino acid ABC transporter permease, with translation MIRNNVHRSAGTALHLRTTLDIAAFAAVVLVIVWGLTVGTERLGYNWQWYRVPRYIGLIDDGGFRAGPLLQGLWVTVRITAVGMVMAFTIGLVTALLRLSRSFAAIAAARGYLELIRNTPLLIQLFFIYFVIAPVVDMSAFTAAVLALSLFEGSYISEIIRSGVLSVSRGQWEASYSLGLSTWQTYRYVILPQAVRRVLPPLTSQAISLIKDSALVSTIAIYDLTMQGQAVIAETFLTFEIWFTVAAIYLVITVSLSFLVHMLEDWVHLE, from the coding sequence ATGATTCGGAACAATGTTCACAGGTCCGCAGGAACAGCACTTCACCTCCGCACGACCCTCGACATCGCCGCCTTTGCGGCCGTGGTCCTCGTCATAGTCTGGGGCCTCACGGTGGGAACGGAACGTCTCGGCTATAACTGGCAGTGGTACCGGGTCCCCCGGTACATCGGCCTCATCGATGACGGCGGATTCAGGGCGGGTCCCCTGTTACAGGGATTGTGGGTGACGGTCAGGATAACGGCGGTGGGCATGGTGATGGCATTCACCATCGGTCTCGTAACGGCTCTGCTGCGTCTTTCACGCTCCTTTGCCGCCATAGCCGCCGCCCGGGGATATCTTGAGCTTATTCGAAACACCCCTCTTCTCATTCAGCTCTTTTTCATCTATTTCGTCATCGCCCCCGTGGTGGATATGAGCGCTTTCACCGCGGCGGTCCTCGCTCTCAGCCTTTTCGAAGGCTCCTACATATCGGAGATCATCCGCTCCGGCGTTCTTTCCGTCAGCAGGGGTCAGTGGGAGGCGTCGTACAGTCTCGGTCTGAGCACGTGGCAGACGTACCGGTACGTGATACTTCCCCAGGCGGTGCGACGGGTGCTGCCCCCGCTGACAAGCCAGGCGATATCCCTTATCAAGGATTCCGCCCTGGTGAGCACCATTGCCATATACGATCTAACCATGCAGGGGCAGGCCGTAATCGCCGAAACATTTCTGACCTTTGAAATCTGGTTCACCGTCGCGGCGATCTATCTGGTCATAACCGTCAGCCTTTCATTCCTGGTCCATATGCTGGAGGATTGGGTACACCTGGAATGA
- a CDS encoding transporter substrate-binding domain-containing protein, whose amino-acid sequence MKHRSYLAGVFLAILLVLVLCTGGYAESVRQELAGESTLEKVMRRGVLKVGMSTFVPWAMKDKMGKLIGFEIDVATRLAEDMGVKVEFVPTKWSGIIPALLTGKFDVIIGGMGIRPDRNLKVNFSIPYDYTGMSILANRDLAGGFTSLEDFNRPNVSIAARIGTTAAAAAKKNMPKANLRLFDDESQAVQETLNGRVHAMVASAPLPAFQAIMYPEKLFVPIEGTFTREPIGFAIRKSDVDTLNYLNNWIRVVEAEGWLQERKRYWFETKEWEKQIQ is encoded by the coding sequence ATGAAACATCGTTCATACCTTGCGGGAGTTTTTCTGGCAATCCTGCTGGTGCTTGTTCTCTGCACTGGCGGGTACGCGGAGAGTGTCCGGCAGGAGCTTGCCGGGGAGAGCACCCTTGAGAAGGTCATGCGACGGGGGGTCCTCAAGGTCGGCATGTCCACCTTTGTGCCCTGGGCCATGAAGGACAAAATGGGAAAGCTGATCGGCTTCGAGATCGATGTGGCCACGCGCCTCGCCGAGGATATGGGGGTCAAGGTCGAATTTGTACCGACCAAATGGTCAGGCATTATCCCCGCCCTCCTGACCGGCAAGTTCGACGTCATCATCGGCGGCATGGGAATCAGGCCGGACCGCAACCTGAAGGTCAATTTTTCGATACCCTACGATTACACCGGCATGTCGATCCTGGCGAACAGGGACCTCGCCGGGGGGTTCACGTCCCTGGAGGACTTTAATCGCCCCAATGTCTCGATAGCTGCCAGGATCGGGACAACAGCCGCCGCGGCCGCCAAAAAAAACATGCCCAAGGCGAACCTGCGGCTCTTTGACGATGAGTCACAGGCGGTGCAGGAAACCCTGAACGGTCGGGTGCATGCCATGGTGGCATCGGCGCCGCTGCCGGCGTTCCAGGCGATCATGTATCCAGAAAAATTATTTGTTCCCATTGAGGGGACCTTCACCCGGGAACCCATCGGATTCGCGATCAGGAAGAGCGACGTGGACACTCTCAATTATCTGAACAACTGGATACGGGTCGTGGAAGCCGAAGGGTGGCTCCAGGAGCGAAAGCGCTACTGGTTTGAAACAAAGGAGTGGGAAAAACAGATACAGTAA
- a CDS encoding amino acid ABC transporter permease: MSKKKIPITLLDLLIIGGILGIIAFIGYRTTAVVHYKWNWSVIPQYLFRYDPQQERWVTNLLMQGFIMTVKLSIWSTLLSLIVGTVMGLARISSRLFYRMIARTYVEMIRNTPPLVLIFIFYFFFSDQIMTVLGVEDYMRSLSPAAQSFLSFFCAPPGQCSAFFSAVITLVLYEGAYMTEIIRAGIESIERGQWEASASSGLTWRQQMRFVILPQATRRVLPPVAGQLISTIKDSAIVSVVSIQELTFQGLELMAATYRTFEVWLTITLMYFILTFACSLVMRRLEIAFQIEETMATV; encoded by the coding sequence ATGTCAAAGAAAAAAATACCCATAACCCTTCTCGATCTCCTCATCATCGGGGGCATTCTCGGTATCATCGCCTTCATCGGCTACCGGACCACGGCGGTCGTTCACTATAAATGGAACTGGTCGGTGATCCCCCAGTATCTCTTCCGGTATGATCCGCAGCAGGAGCGCTGGGTGACGAACCTCCTGATGCAGGGATTCATCATGACCGTCAAGCTGAGTATCTGGTCGACCCTCCTGTCCCTCATCGTCGGCACCGTCATGGGACTGGCCCGGATCAGTTCACGCCTCTTCTATCGGATGATCGCCCGTACCTATGTGGAAATGATCCGCAACACCCCTCCGCTGGTGCTCATATTCATTTTTTACTTCTTCTTCAGCGATCAGATCATGACGGTCCTGGGGGTCGAGGATTATATGCGGTCCCTCTCCCCGGCGGCCCAGTCATTCCTGTCCTTCTTCTGCGCTCCGCCGGGACAGTGTTCCGCCTTTTTTTCAGCCGTGATAACGCTGGTTCTGTACGAAGGGGCCTACATGACGGAAATTATCAGGGCTGGCATCGAATCCATCGAAAGGGGCCAGTGGGAGGCATCGGCTTCTTCGGGCTTGACCTGGCGTCAACAGATGCGCTTCGTTATACTTCCACAGGCGACGCGGAGAGTTCTTCCTCCCGTGGCTGGACAACTCATATCCACCATAAAGGACTCCGCCATCGTCTCAGTCGTATCGATCCAGGAACTGACCTTTCAGGGACTGGAACTGATGGCTGCCACCTACCGGACGTTCGAGGTATGGCTCACCATAACCCTCATGTATTTCATTCTTACCTTTGCCTGCTCGCTTGTCATGCGTCGGCTTGAGATAGCCTTTCAGATCGAGGAAACGATGGCAACCGTGTAG
- a CDS encoding lytic transglycosylase domain-containing protein produces the protein MEEETSTQSPALETTCWIAFIIGIIALILIPALFNSFSENPTVVEETGVYQFNVREPLEAHDIRPVSEDQVIDRDPSPEGFRLRPLVERAADRYDIDPALVMAIIMAESNCDPRAESSRGARGLMQLMPGTAKALGVEDSFDPAHNIDGGVRYFRQLLDQFDGDVRLALAAYNAGSRKVRMYQGVPPFSATHRYIEKVFAFYEQYKERFSPESTRA, from the coding sequence ATGGAAGAAGAGACGTCAACGCAGAGCCCGGCGTTGGAAACGACCTGCTGGATTGCTTTTATTATCGGAATCATTGCTCTCATTCTCATTCCCGCTCTATTCAACAGTTTTTCCGAAAATCCTACCGTTGTTGAAGAAACGGGTGTCTATCAGTTCAATGTCCGGGAACCCCTGGAAGCGCATGATATCAGACCGGTCAGCGAAGACCAGGTTATTGACCGGGACCCCTCACCGGAAGGCTTCAGATTGCGGCCCCTGGTAGAGAGGGCCGCCGACCGCTATGATATTGACCCGGCCCTGGTGATGGCTATCATCATGGCGGAGTCCAATTGCGATCCCCGGGCAGAATCCAGCCGGGGGGCCCGAGGATTGATGCAGTTGATGCCGGGCACGGCAAAGGCGCTCGGTGTGGAAGATTCCTTCGACCCCGCTCACAATATTGATGGCGGTGTACGGTATTTCAGGCAGCTCCTTGATCAGTTCGACGGCGACGTCAGGCTGGCCCTTGCCGCGTATAACGCGGGAAGCAGAAAGGTCAGGATGTATCAGGGAGTTCCGCCTTTCTCGGCAACCCACCGATATATCGAAAAGGTCTTCGCTTTCTACGAGCAGTACAAGGAACGTTTCTCTCCGGAAAGCACGCGGGCCTGA
- a CDS encoding aldehyde ferredoxin oxidoreductase family protein yields the protein MGGNFNKFLELDLGTGNIETRSIDPDYFRQYVGGSALAARIFYDMFDPETGPLEPDSPLLIMAGPLVGTNFPGTSRFVICGRSPLTGIWSESASGGFFGLELKRAGYDGIIIRGKSSRPCFIRIDNEEVSIQDAGELWGADTYETIDRIGGKGGEGRPLRVIAIGRAGENVVNMANICNDKAHYIGRTGMGALMGSKNLKAVAVRGSGSVPVADTEAYRTARAAAMEHIKDSLMSQTFHELGTAAAMELGMTTGDVPIKNWSVGEDYALGFAVGGTALASQLVKKRAACAACPIACKPVVEVDDPVYGIPEGPGPEYETLGTFGTMIMNDNLNAIAKANDLCNRLGLDTISCGATIAFIMEVYEKGLLSRQDLDGLDLTWGNIDAAIELIGKIARREGFGDRAAGGSRALARSIGGEALDCLVEVKGLELPMHDPRGFHGMGLAYMNSNRGACHLQHSAQATEQGMVSWNEVGLKDDYPGPDSTGKAEVVYISENIGQMANAVCICHFVHWCMTLADLVDGLNAVTGFDYSLSGFMEAGKRAWLLKRAINNLYGITATDDRLPKRVMTPLSEGASQGIIPDMELMKREYYLIRGLNDNGYPTVETLDSSGLGYVKQRLYRQGG from the coding sequence ATGGGGGGTAATTTCAACAAATTTCTCGAGTTGGATCTTGGCACGGGGAACATCGAGACCAGAAGTATTGACCCGGATTATTTCAGGCAGTATGTGGGGGGAAGCGCCCTGGCGGCCCGCATCTTTTACGACATGTTCGATCCGGAGACAGGCCCTCTCGAACCGGACAGCCCTCTCCTGATCATGGCGGGCCCCCTGGTGGGCACCAATTTTCCCGGCACGTCACGCTTTGTCATCTGCGGTCGCTCACCCCTGACGGGGATCTGGAGCGAATCGGCATCGGGCGGTTTCTTCGGCTTGGAACTCAAGAGGGCCGGATACGACGGGATCATAATCCGCGGGAAATCGTCCCGACCCTGTTTCATCCGGATCGATAATGAGGAGGTGTCCATTCAGGATGCCGGTGAGCTGTGGGGAGCGGACACCTACGAGACGATCGATCGAATTGGTGGAAAGGGCGGTGAGGGAAGACCGTTGAGGGTCATCGCCATCGGGCGGGCCGGTGAAAACGTGGTCAATATGGCCAACATCTGCAATGACAAGGCTCATTATATCGGCCGGACCGGCATGGGCGCCCTCATGGGAAGCAAGAACCTCAAGGCCGTCGCGGTCCGGGGAAGCGGTTCCGTGCCGGTCGCCGACACGGAAGCCTACCGGACGGCCCGGGCGGCGGCCATGGAACACATAAAGGACTCCCTCATGTCCCAGACCTTCCATGAGCTGGGTACGGCGGCGGCCATGGAGCTCGGCATGACCACCGGCGACGTCCCCATCAAGAACTGGTCCGTCGGTGAGGATTACGCCCTGGGTTTCGCCGTGGGAGGAACGGCGCTCGCCTCGCAGCTCGTCAAAAAACGCGCCGCCTGCGCCGCCTGTCCCATCGCCTGCAAGCCCGTCGTGGAGGTCGACGACCCCGTTTACGGCATCCCCGAGGGACCGGGCCCGGAATACGAGACACTGGGCACCTTCGGGACAATGATCATGAACGACAATCTCAACGCCATCGCCAAGGCCAACGACCTGTGCAATCGGCTCGGCCTCGACACCATTTCCTGCGGCGCTACGATCGCCTTCATCATGGAAGTGTATGAAAAAGGACTTCTTTCCCGTCAGGACCTTGACGGCCTCGACCTTACCTGGGGAAACATCGACGCCGCCATCGAGCTCATCGGGAAGATCGCCCGCCGCGAAGGGTTCGGTGACCGAGCAGCCGGAGGAAGCCGGGCGCTGGCCCGGAGTATCGGCGGTGAAGCCCTGGACTGCCTGGTGGAGGTGAAAGGGCTGGAGCTTCCCATGCACGACCCCCGGGGGTTCCACGGCATGGGCCTCGCATACATGAACTCGAACCGCGGTGCCTGTCATCTCCAGCATTCCGCGCAGGCGACCGAACAGGGCATGGTCTCCTGGAACGAGGTGGGCCTCAAGGACGACTACCCCGGCCCCGACAGCACGGGAAAAGCGGAGGTCGTTTACATCAGCGAGAACATCGGACAGATGGCCAATGCCGTCTGCATCTGTCATTTCGTCCACTGGTGCATGACGCTCGCCGACCTCGTCGATGGTCTCAACGCGGTGACCGGCTTTGATTACAGCCTTTCCGGCTTCATGGAAGCGGGAAAACGCGCATGGCTCCTGAAGCGGGCGATCAACAATCTCTACGGCATCACCGCGACGGACGACCGGCTCCCGAAGCGGGTCATGACCCCGCTTTCCGAAGGCGCCTCCCAGGGGATCATTCCCGACATGGAGTTGATGAAGAGGGAATATTATTTGATACGCGGACTCAATGACAACGGCTATCCGACCGTGGAGACACTGGACTCATCGGGTCTGGGATATGTAAAACAACGACTATACCGGCAAGGAGGGTGA
- a CDS encoding SCP2 sterol-binding domain-containing protein — protein MERLKVFSDEWCNAWADKIRESKDFAVFNKGWEGDIGCVISADPKASVPEPQYMYVNFYDGQVLDVRMADKETAENCKFVISGEYIRWKQVAKGELDAVKAMMQGKLKLKGNLPYVVKYVKGVQETIKCLIALDSQFPDD, from the coding sequence ATGGAACGTTTGAAAGTTTTCAGCGACGAGTGGTGCAACGCCTGGGCAGACAAAATCCGTGAGAGCAAGGATTTTGCCGTTTTTAACAAGGGGTGGGAAGGGGATATCGGATGCGTCATATCGGCCGATCCCAAGGCAAGTGTGCCCGAACCGCAGTACATGTACGTGAATTTTTATGACGGCCAGGTCCTCGATGTTCGGATGGCCGACAAGGAGACCGCCGAAAACTGTAAGTTCGTCATTTCCGGTGAATATATCCGCTGGAAACAGGTCGCCAAGGGTGAACTGGATGCCGTCAAGGCGATGATGCAGGGCAAGCTCAAGCTGAAGGGCAATCTCCCCTACGTGGTGAAATACGTGAAGGGTGTCCAGGAAACCATCAAATGTCTCATCGCTCTTGACAGCCAGTTTCCCGACGATTAG
- a CDS encoding iron-containing alcohol dehydrogenase, which produces MYEQDLSFIYFAPTKVVFGAGSVSELPMEVGTLGSKVLLVTDPGIIATGMVDQVKDILGDSLVGVFSDVPQDTGMEVVDEGARYGTSTGADVIVSLGGGSVIDTGKGMCILMREGGSLRDFQGMQMLTRPQIPNIVIPTTSGTGSEVTSAAVVLDKEQGQKIIIYEYHITPRVAILDPKMTEKLPPHLTASTGMDALTHAIESYTSNSRNPISDAVALHAVRLIAENLPQAVADGSDLTARGQMQVAALLGGWAFSNALLGLVHAMAHSIGAIRGVPHGLANGIILPHVMRFNLDEIPARTADITAALGIATHGMDPHEAGEMGIAAIESLQDRVRLPRKLRDAGVEEGDLGKAAELAMSDGSIVYNPRMVFESSEVLDVFRKAY; this is translated from the coding sequence ATGTACGAGCAGGACCTCAGCTTCATCTATTTTGCCCCGACAAAGGTGGTGTTCGGCGCGGGTTCGGTATCGGAACTCCCCATGGAAGTCGGCACCCTGGGCTCGAAAGTGCTTCTCGTCACCGACCCGGGCATTATCGCCACCGGCATGGTCGACCAGGTGAAGGATATCCTCGGTGACAGCCTGGTGGGGGTCTTTTCGGACGTGCCCCAGGACACGGGAATGGAGGTGGTCGATGAGGGAGCCCGGTACGGCACGTCAACGGGCGCCGATGTCATCGTCAGCCTCGGCGGGGGCAGCGTCATCGATACCGGAAAGGGGATGTGCATCCTCATGAGAGAAGGAGGGAGCCTGCGTGATTTTCAGGGGATGCAGATGCTCACCCGGCCCCAGATCCCGAACATCGTGATCCCCACCACATCGGGGACCGGTTCCGAGGTAACGTCGGCCGCCGTCGTGCTCGACAAGGAACAGGGACAGAAGATCATCATCTACGAGTATCACATCACCCCCCGGGTGGCGATACTGGACCCGAAAATGACGGAAAAGCTGCCCCCTCACCTGACGGCTTCCACGGGGATGGACGCGCTGACCCACGCGATCGAAAGCTATACGTCCAACAGCAGGAATCCCATTTCGGACGCGGTCGCGCTGCACGCCGTCAGGCTCATCGCGGAGAACCTGCCGCAGGCCGTGGCCGACGGTTCCGACCTCACGGCACGGGGACAGATGCAGGTGGCGGCGCTTTTGGGCGGCTGGGCCTTTTCGAACGCCCTTCTGGGGCTGGTGCACGCCATGGCCCACTCGATCGGCGCGATCCGCGGGGTCCCCCACGGCCTGGCCAACGGCATCATTCTCCCCCATGTCATGCGGTTCAACCTTGATGAAATACCGGCACGGACGGCCGATATCACCGCCGCGCTCGGTATCGCCACCCACGGCATGGACCCTCATGAAGCGGGGGAAATGGGCATCGCGGCGATCGAATCGCTCCAGGACCGCGTTCGTCTTCCGCGAAAACTGAGAGACGCCGGTGTTGAAGAGGGTGATCTGGGAAAGGCGGCCGAACTGGCCATGAGCGACGGTTCGATCGTGTATAACCCGCGGATGGTATTTGAATCCAGCGAGGTTCTCGATGTATTCAGAAAGGCCTACTGA